A genomic window from Martelella lutilitoris includes:
- a CDS encoding acyl-CoA dehydrogenase family protein produces the protein MIRFELPTEEALLLKDTAERFVADHYALEQRAKALSAAPGDVPRHWAEMAELGWLVACVPEDAGGLGLTPAQIVPMMEVLGAGLILEPVGAVSLGCAAMLARALSPDDVAERLAPVLAGEAIEVVVAGRDGAPIAARREGGNLVLSGASPAVIGAAAATAFWVVAELDGSRMLVRIPAEDAAVTPCRLVDGQAAAQVVLDDVTVPADEAISGCHAALDFGADLALVGVLAETSGVIDALHKATLDYVKMREQFGRPIGRFQVVQHKMADMFIACEEARSMVLLAAEAMESKDAAFRGKLVSAARVKISDAARAVLRDAVQLHGGMGVSDELAVGHLVKRLLVLTQTGGNRAAHLKRFAKAA, from the coding sequence ATGATACGTTTTGAACTTCCGACAGAAGAGGCCTTGCTGCTGAAGGATACGGCGGAGCGCTTCGTCGCCGATCATTACGCTCTGGAGCAACGGGCAAAGGCCCTTTCGGCCGCGCCGGGCGATGTGCCGCGGCACTGGGCCGAAATGGCGGAACTCGGCTGGCTCGTGGCCTGCGTGCCGGAGGACGCCGGCGGCCTCGGCCTGACGCCGGCGCAGATCGTGCCGATGATGGAGGTGCTGGGCGCCGGGCTGATCCTGGAGCCGGTCGGCGCCGTGAGCCTCGGCTGCGCCGCCATGCTGGCCCGCGCGCTTTCTCCCGATGACGTGGCCGAAAGGCTTGCGCCTGTTCTTGCCGGCGAGGCGATCGAGGTCGTTGTCGCGGGTCGGGACGGCGCGCCGATCGCGGCCCGCCGGGAGGGCGGCAACCTCGTTCTTTCCGGTGCTTCTCCCGCCGTGATCGGCGCTGCCGCCGCGACGGCTTTCTGGGTCGTCGCGGAACTGGACGGATCGCGAATGCTGGTGCGTATCCCTGCCGAAGACGCGGCAGTGACGCCATGCCGGCTGGTCGATGGTCAGGCCGCAGCGCAGGTGGTTCTCGATGATGTGACTGTGCCGGCGGACGAGGCGATCTCCGGCTGCCATGCGGCGCTGGACTTCGGCGCCGATCTGGCGCTCGTGGGTGTGCTCGCCGAAACTTCCGGCGTGATTGACGCCCTGCACAAGGCGACGCTGGACTATGTCAAGATGCGCGAACAGTTCGGCCGGCCGATTGGCCGGTTCCAGGTTGTGCAGCACAAGATGGCCGACATGTTCATTGCCTGCGAGGAAGCTCGCTCCATGGTTCTTCTGGCCGCCGAGGCGATGGAAAGCAAGGACGCTGCATTCCGCGGAAAACTGGTCTCTGCCGCGCGGGTGAAGATTTCGGATGCGGCGCGCGCGGTGCTTCGCGATGCCGTCCAGCTTCACGGCGGGATGGGCGTCTCCGATGAACTGGCCGTCGGCCACTTGGTCAAGCGCCTTCTTGTCCTCACCCAGACC
- a CDS encoding acyl-CoA dehydrogenase family protein, translating to MTDLLNAPEDSAFRAEIRAFVEAELDPATRAKVSRGSPLAREDFLRWHQSMHRKGWVAPGWPAEHGGPGWSARQRLIADEEMFRLHTPPLPGFGLKMIGPILIRFGSREQQQRFLPRILSCEDWWCQGFSEPGAGSDLASLRTRAVRTDGGWLVSGSKTWTTYAQYANWIFCLVRTDPEVKKQQGISMMLIDMAAPGVSRRPIRLMDGTDEVNEIFLDNVFVPDDLVVGEINMGWTYAKALLEHERLGIGGIGRSKHLLARVREMAEATGLGDDPEISARLAAFEIDIMAIEATTLRLLAAAEAGRTLGAETSLLKVRGTEVQQGLTELMLDIAGPAALPESAGDCADALFANVAYQFLNWRKLSIYGGSNEIQRSILAGQVLGL from the coding sequence GTGACCGATCTTCTCAACGCACCCGAGGACAGCGCGTTTCGCGCCGAGATCCGCGCTTTCGTCGAGGCTGAACTCGATCCCGCAACAAGAGCGAAAGTCTCGCGCGGCAGCCCGCTTGCGCGCGAGGATTTTCTGCGCTGGCACCAGAGCATGCACCGCAAGGGCTGGGTCGCGCCCGGATGGCCGGCAGAACATGGCGGTCCCGGCTGGTCGGCGCGGCAGCGGCTGATCGCCGATGAGGAAATGTTCCGGCTGCACACGCCGCCGCTGCCCGGATTCGGTTTGAAGATGATCGGCCCGATCCTCATCCGTTTCGGCAGCCGTGAGCAGCAGCAGCGTTTTCTGCCGCGCATCCTGTCGTGCGAGGACTGGTGGTGCCAGGGGTTCAGCGAGCCGGGTGCCGGGTCCGATCTCGCTTCGCTGCGCACGCGCGCCGTCAGGACCGATGGCGGCTGGCTGGTTTCCGGCTCCAAGACCTGGACCACCTATGCGCAATACGCCAACTGGATCTTCTGCCTCGTGCGCACCGATCCCGAGGTCAAGAAACAGCAGGGCATTTCGATGATGCTGATCGACATGGCAGCACCCGGCGTCTCGCGTCGACCGATCCGGCTGATGGATGGGACTGACGAGGTCAACGAGATCTTCCTCGACAATGTCTTCGTGCCCGATGACCTGGTTGTCGGCGAGATCAACATGGGCTGGACCTATGCCAAGGCGCTGCTCGAGCACGAGCGGCTGGGGATCGGCGGCATCGGGCGCTCGAAACATCTTCTGGCGCGCGTGCGGGAGATGGCCGAGGCGACCGGCCTCGGCGACGACCCGGAGATTTCCGCGCGGCTTGCCGCATTCGAGATCGATATCATGGCGATCGAGGCGACGACGCTGCGTCTTCTGGCCGCTGCCGAGGCGGGCCGCACGCTGGGCGCGGAAACCTCGCTTCTGAAGGTGAGGGGCACCGAAGTGCAGCAGGGGCTGACCGAGCTGATGCTGGATATCGCCGGCCCCGCCGCACTGCCGGAAAGCGCCGGCGACTGTGCCGACGCCCTGTTTGCCAATGTCGCTTACCAGTTCCTGAACTGGCGCAAGCTTTCGATCTATGGCGGCAGCAACGAAATCCAGCGCAGCATCCTGGCCGGCCAGGTCCTGGGTCTTTGA
- a CDS encoding acetate--CoA ligase family protein has translation MLNNAASGSEAGQEAAAGEGVFAQLSGLMNPKSVAVVGASNRSEGWSGMAVPVLRRLGFAGRIFPVNPKYEELNDLKCYPSVSAIPEPVDAVLIFVPQKLLPDILEDCGRKGVRGAVILASGFSETGEEGRAMEETLREIANRNRIAICGPNCLGLANLDSGFMGLTAATFPEDMSAGRTALISQSGQLLMVLLARAHDQGVRMRYLVSTGNELNVEAADYASWALDDPEIASVCMNLEGLRTPSRFLALAEKAQAVEKPLIVLKLGRSKRAARTALAHTGKMAGAFRTYEAVFRQNNVVSVDDPMELAEAAALFEKCPAPRGERIAVVTFSGGWSGVMADQCEALDLPMADFTEKTVEGLRPLLDFTPPVNPLDLSGNVNNHPERWGQSLKIALDDENTDILVVFIHQVRESWRGRLIGPVLELSEMADKPIIVVYDGGKVVEAGYEQLARDGRLPIYRGSQQMLKALKRFTDYHKRAKRPADHGAGPQIPADAGARVDALLAGGGRTMAEDVAKQALLAYGLPMVGEALVGSEAEALQAAEAIGYPVVLKGLADGMEHKSDAGLVHLKLGDGDAVRRAYADLAGKLAGHTLNGKPAPCLVQKMVGGGVEVILGMQNDPDFGPMILVGVGGVMTELLNDVALRRAPLSRTDVAEMIDETRLGRLLAGYRGSPVADRAALEDAVLRLSALSVAHADAIESIDINPVLVLPEGDGCVAVDALIVKPEDEA, from the coding sequence ATGTTGAACAATGCTGCGTCCGGTTCGGAGGCCGGTCAGGAGGCCGCGGCAGGTGAGGGCGTCTTCGCTCAGCTCTCGGGGCTGATGAACCCGAAAAGCGTCGCCGTTGTCGGCGCGAGCAACAGGAGTGAGGGCTGGAGCGGCATGGCGGTCCCGGTGTTGCGCCGGCTCGGCTTTGCGGGGCGCATCTTCCCGGTCAATCCCAAATATGAAGAGCTGAACGACCTCAAATGCTACCCGTCGGTCTCGGCCATCCCCGAGCCTGTCGATGCTGTTCTCATCTTCGTGCCGCAGAAGCTGCTCCCGGATATTCTCGAAGATTGCGGCAGGAAGGGCGTGCGCGGTGCCGTCATTCTCGCATCGGGCTTTTCGGAGACCGGTGAGGAGGGGCGCGCCATGGAAGAGACGCTGCGCGAGATCGCCAACCGCAACCGGATCGCCATCTGCGGACCGAACTGCCTTGGCCTTGCCAATCTCGACAGCGGCTTCATGGGGCTGACGGCGGCGACCTTTCCCGAGGATATGTCAGCCGGCCGCACGGCGCTGATCTCCCAGAGCGGCCAGCTGTTGATGGTGCTTCTGGCGCGCGCCCATGATCAGGGCGTTCGCATGCGCTATCTCGTCTCCACCGGCAATGAGCTCAATGTCGAGGCGGCGGACTATGCGAGCTGGGCGCTCGATGATCCCGAAATTGCCTCGGTCTGCATGAATCTCGAAGGGCTGCGCACGCCGTCGCGCTTTCTGGCGCTGGCGGAAAAGGCTCAAGCGGTCGAAAAGCCGCTGATCGTGCTGAAGCTTGGCCGCAGCAAGCGCGCCGCGCGCACGGCGCTTGCCCACACAGGCAAGATGGCCGGCGCGTTTCGCACCTATGAGGCCGTGTTCCGGCAGAACAATGTGGTCTCCGTCGATGACCCGATGGAACTGGCCGAGGCAGCGGCACTCTTCGAAAAATGCCCTGCGCCGCGCGGCGAGCGCATTGCCGTGGTGACCTTTTCCGGCGGCTGGAGCGGCGTCATGGCGGATCAGTGCGAGGCGCTGGACCTGCCAATGGCGGATTTCACCGAAAAGACCGTCGAGGGCCTGCGCCCGCTTCTCGATTTCACCCCGCCGGTCAATCCGCTCGATCTGTCGGGCAATGTCAACAATCACCCCGAACGCTGGGGCCAGAGCCTGAAAATCGCCCTCGATGACGAGAATACGGACATTCTCGTCGTCTTCATCCACCAGGTGCGCGAAAGCTGGCGCGGACGGCTGATAGGCCCGGTGCTGGAACTGAGTGAAATGGCGGACAAGCCGATCATCGTCGTCTATGACGGCGGCAAGGTGGTGGAAGCGGGCTACGAACAGCTTGCCCGCGACGGACGCCTGCCGATCTATCGCGGCAGCCAGCAGATGCTGAAGGCGCTGAAACGGTTTACCGACTATCACAAGCGCGCGAAACGCCCTGCAGATCACGGCGCGGGGCCGCAAATTCCTGCAGATGCGGGCGCGCGCGTCGATGCATTGCTTGCCGGCGGCGGGCGGACGATGGCCGAGGATGTCGCCAAACAGGCGCTTCTTGCCTACGGCCTGCCCATGGTCGGTGAAGCCCTGGTGGGGAGCGAGGCGGAAGCGCTGCAGGCAGCCGAGGCGATCGGCTACCCGGTCGTGCTCAAGGGGCTGGCCGATGGCATGGAGCACAAAAGCGATGCCGGGCTGGTGCACCTGAAGCTTGGCGATGGCGATGCCGTGCGCCGTGCCTATGCCGATCTTGCCGGAAAGCTTGCCGGCCACACGCTGAACGGCAAGCCTGCGCCCTGTCTGGTGCAAAAAATGGTCGGCGGCGGCGTCGAAGTCATTCTCGGCATGCAGAATGATCCTGATTTCGGGCCAATGATCCTTGTCGGCGTTGGCGGCGTGATGACCGAGCTTTTGAACGATGTCGCGCTGCGCCGCGCCCCGCTCAGCCGCACCGACGTTGCCGAGATGATCGACGAAACCCGGCTTGGCCGGCTGCTTGCCGGTTATCGCGGGTCCCCTGTTGCCGATCGCGCGGCGCTGGAAGATGCGGTCCTGCGGCTTTCCGCCCTGTCTGTCGCCCATGCAGACGCCATTGAAAGCATCGATATCAACCCGGTTCTCGTCCTGCCGGAAGGCGATGGCTGCGTTGCCGTCGATGCGCTGATTGTCAAACCGGAGGATGAGGCGTGA
- a CDS encoding IclR family transcriptional regulator yields MTEFDAEDENAGDRHFVTSLQRGLRVITAYRPDDRALTNQALAERTGLPRSTVARFTHTLHKLGYLVHHARSAGYSLAPRVIELSRAALVSTGINELARPSMEALSELGPFSVALGVASDGGIRYLDLARRPEAIVLNLDVGALVPVLQTAIGRAYLSALSEVRRAAMLRQLKAADPALYDAQAPLLAAEMERYQSEGYVTSFGCWWPELNAAATTIRFAEDGDPLLLSISGLSSALTPEKVRGEYAAALMNAARVIEGRMRRRYSE; encoded by the coding sequence ATGACCGAGTTCGATGCCGAGGATGAGAATGCCGGCGACCGCCATTTCGTGACGTCGCTGCAGCGCGGTCTTCGGGTCATTACGGCCTATCGGCCGGATGACCGGGCGCTCACCAATCAGGCGCTTGCCGAGCGGACCGGCCTGCCGCGGTCCACGGTCGCCCGGTTCACCCATACGCTGCACAAGCTGGGCTATCTCGTCCATCATGCGCGCTCCGCCGGCTACAGCCTGGCGCCGCGCGTTATCGAGCTCAGCCGGGCCGCGCTGGTCAGCACCGGCATCAACGAACTGGCGCGGCCGTCGATGGAGGCGCTGTCCGAGCTTGGGCCCTTCTCCGTTGCCCTTGGCGTGGCGAGCGACGGCGGCATTCGCTATCTCGATCTGGCCCGGCGGCCCGAGGCGATCGTGCTCAATCTGGATGTCGGCGCTCTGGTGCCGGTGCTGCAGACCGCAATCGGAAGGGCCTATCTTTCCGCGCTGTCCGAGGTCCGTCGTGCGGCCATGCTACGGCAGCTAAAGGCGGCAGATCCTGCGCTTTATGATGCGCAGGCGCCGCTTCTGGCCGCCGAGATGGAGCGGTATCAATCCGAAGGCTATGTGACCTCGTTTGGCTGCTGGTGGCCGGAACTCAATGCCGCGGCCACGACGATCCGCTTTGCAGAAGACGGCGATCCGCTTCTCCTTTCCATTTCCGGGCTCTCGTCTGCGCTCACGCCCGAAAAGGTGCGCGGCGAATACGCAGCGGCGCTGATGAACGCGGCGCGCGTCATTGAGGGCCGCATGAGGCGACGCTATTCGGAATAG
- a CDS encoding Zn-ribbon domain-containing OB-fold protein, which yields MTAQLPASGPDLEFQTHVEDGRLWLQTCEACDRAIFMPRIICPHCGSLRLAWHPASGLGTVYSRTVLYGRPKPGDTRPTRHALVLVDLDDGPRMMSRLPDTDPDDIVIGMRVKARIEGETGAHVVVFDPAGEANA from the coding sequence ATGACGGCTCAATTGCCGGCTTCAGGGCCGGATCTCGAATTTCAGACCCATGTCGAGGATGGCCGGCTCTGGCTTCAGACATGTGAGGCCTGCGACAGGGCGATCTTCATGCCCCGCATCATCTGCCCCCATTGCGGCTCGCTCAGGCTGGCCTGGCATCCCGCCTCGGGGCTTGGAACCGTCTACTCCCGAACGGTCCTCTACGGCCGCCCGAAGCCCGGCGATACCCGCCCCACGCGCCATGCGCTCGTCCTTGTGGATCTTGACGATGGGCCGCGCATGATGAGCCGCCTTCCCGATACGGATCCCGATGACATCGTGATCGGTATGCGGGTGAAGGCGCGGATCGAAGGCGAGACCGGCGCCCATGTCGTCGTTTTCGACCCCGCCGGGGAGGCAAACGCATGA
- a CDS encoding acetyl-CoA acetyltransferase — protein MTTRLRGKAAIVGVGTAGLGEAPGFNAMDIQALAVHEALEDSGLKLSDVDGLFTANMSHTFPAISTIEYLGLKPRWIDGTNTGGSSFVAHALSATMALEAGLCDVALICYGATLRSDAGRMTPAAEQPTYEIPHRPRYPMTAYAMAAATHMARFGTTRAQLAEVAVAARAWARMNPEAFERDPLSIEDVLSSRMVMEPLSLRDCCLLTDGAGAVVMTRADRARDLPNKPVYFLGGGIASYNRAVSEMPDLTTTAARDSGERAFAMAGLKPEDMNVLQLYDAFTINVILFLEDLGFCPKGEGGAFVSGGRIAPGGPLPVNTNGGGLSFCHPGMYGVFTLIEATRQLRGTAGERQIADAETALCHGNGITLSHQATAIFGTAAAL, from the coding sequence ATGACCACGCGCTTACGCGGCAAAGCCGCCATTGTCGGCGTCGGAACGGCCGGACTGGGCGAAGCACCCGGTTTCAACGCCATGGATATCCAGGCGCTTGCGGTTCACGAGGCGCTTGAAGATTCCGGGCTGAAACTGTCCGATGTCGACGGGTTGTTCACGGCCAATATGAGCCACACCTTTCCGGCGATCTCGACGATCGAATATCTGGGGCTGAAACCCCGCTGGATCGACGGCACCAATACCGGCGGCTCCAGCTTCGTTGCCCATGCCCTGTCGGCCACCATGGCGCTCGAGGCCGGATTGTGCGACGTTGCGCTGATCTGCTACGGCGCGACCTTACGTTCGGATGCCGGCCGCATGACGCCGGCCGCCGAGCAGCCGACCTATGAAATCCCCCACAGACCGCGCTATCCGATGACGGCCTATGCCATGGCGGCGGCCACCCATATGGCGCGTTTCGGCACCACCCGCGCGCAACTTGCCGAGGTTGCCGTCGCCGCCCGCGCCTGGGCGCGGATGAACCCCGAGGCCTTCGAGCGCGATCCTTTATCCATCGAGGATGTCCTGTCGTCGCGCATGGTGATGGAGCCGCTCAGCCTGCGCGACTGCTGCCTCCTTACCGACGGCGCCGGCGCCGTGGTGATGACCCGCGCGGACAGGGCCCGCGACCTGCCCAACAAGCCGGTCTATTTCCTCGGCGGCGGCATCGCCTCCTATAACAGGGCCGTGTCCGAAATGCCGGACCTGACGACGACGGCCGCCCGCGATTCGGGCGAACGCGCCTTTGCCATGGCCGGGCTTAAGCCGGAGGACATGAACGTTCTCCAGCTCTACGACGCCTTCACCATCAACGTCATCCTGTTTCTGGAAGATCTCGGCTTCTGCCCCAAGGGCGAAGGCGGCGCCTTCGTGTCCGGCGGGCGCATCGCCCCCGGCGGTCCGCTGCCAGTCAATACCAATGGCGGCGGGCTCTCCTTCTGCCACCCCGGCATGTACGGCGTGTTCACGCTGATCGAGGCCACGCGGCAGTTGCGCGGCACAGCCGGGGAACGCCAGATCGCCGATGCCGAAACGGCGCTCTGCCACGGCAACGGGATCACCCTGTCGCATCAGGCGACGGCGATTTTCGGAACGGCAGCAGCCCTTTGA
- a CDS encoding 3-hydroxyacyl-CoA dehydrogenase NAD-binding domain-containing protein produces the protein MTNTLIEQERRGALGIIRMNRPPVNALGHALRSQIAGAHRAFEGDPDIAVTVITATGRVFSGGADITEFNTGRKHPYLTELITMLEEGEKPVVAVVNGVAFGGGFELALGCDYIYALPAAKFSFPEIKLGNIPGAGGTQKLPRLTGGPKALELIITGRTITADEAVALGVAETVFENEADALTRLEKAVAEGLPRRRVRDMAMTGSPDELDAVAEGHLRRSRGAPAEKTALEAVRKAYDTPIDEALAWERDTFQILNATPEARAMRHLFFAEREARKIADLPKDTPQRTVASVGVIGAGTMGRSIAMCFADAGLPVTLVEEAQDRLDAGLAAIRKTYEASRDKGRISDADVTVRMALITGTIALESLASVDLAIEAVFESMPVKCAVFAALNRICKKGAILATNTSTLDVNRIAAATARPEDVIGLHFFSPAHIMKLLEVVRAAKTAPDVVATAMEIGRKLGKHSVLVGVCDGFAGNRMFINFNREAQILIEEGALPWQVDAAMTRWGLAMGPLAVMDLAGLDIGYHIRQARGPQTPYPFTTADRLFEAGRLGQKTGKGWYLYEEGARRGTPDPEVEELIKAVSKEKGITRRAVSDDEILRRCMWQLVNTGYQIVEEGIAQRVSDLDVIFVNGYGFPRTRGGPMCFARETGLAQVARDVIRYHAEIGPHWKPSALLLDEAGISRREPARSP, from the coding sequence ATGACCAACACGCTGATCGAGCAGGAAAGACGCGGCGCGCTCGGCATCATCCGCATGAACCGCCCGCCGGTCAACGCGCTCGGACATGCACTGCGCAGCCAGATCGCCGGGGCCCATCGCGCTTTCGAGGGCGATCCGGACATCGCCGTCACCGTGATTACCGCGACAGGCCGCGTCTTTTCCGGCGGCGCGGACATAACCGAGTTCAACACCGGCCGCAAGCATCCCTACCTGACCGAACTGATCACCATGCTGGAGGAAGGCGAAAAGCCGGTCGTCGCGGTCGTCAACGGCGTCGCCTTCGGCGGCGGCTTCGAACTGGCGCTCGGCTGCGACTATATCTATGCCTTGCCGGCCGCGAAGTTCTCCTTCCCGGAAATCAAGCTCGGAAATATTCCAGGCGCCGGCGGCACGCAGAAGCTGCCGCGGCTTACCGGCGGGCCGAAGGCGCTGGAGCTTATTATCACCGGCAGGACGATCACGGCCGACGAAGCCGTGGCGCTCGGTGTCGCCGAAACCGTTTTCGAAAATGAGGCTGACGCGCTGACCCGCCTCGAAAAGGCCGTGGCCGAAGGCCTGCCGCGCCGCCGGGTTCGCGACATGGCGATGACCGGCTCGCCGGATGAACTTGACGCGGTTGCCGAAGGGCATCTGCGCCGCAGCCGGGGCGCGCCGGCGGAAAAGACCGCGCTCGAAGCTGTGCGCAAGGCCTATGACACGCCCATCGACGAAGCGCTCGCTTGGGAGCGCGACACATTCCAGATCCTCAACGCCACGCCGGAAGCGCGCGCCATGCGGCATCTGTTCTTCGCCGAACGCGAGGCGCGCAAGATTGCCGACCTGCCAAAGGATACGCCGCAGCGGACCGTCGCATCCGTCGGCGTCATCGGCGCCGGCACGATGGGCCGCAGCATCGCCATGTGCTTTGCCGATGCCGGCCTGCCGGTCACCCTCGTGGAGGAGGCGCAGGACCGGCTGGATGCGGGCCTTGCCGCCATCCGCAAGACCTATGAGGCATCACGCGACAAGGGCCGGATTTCCGATGCTGACGTAACCGTGCGGATGGCGCTGATTACGGGCACAATCGCGCTCGAAAGCCTTGCCTCCGTCGATCTCGCCATCGAGGCCGTATTCGAGTCCATGCCGGTGAAATGCGCCGTCTTTGCCGCGCTCAACAGGATCTGCAAGAAGGGCGCAATCCTTGCCACCAACACCTCGACGCTCGATGTCAATCGCATTGCGGCCGCAACCGCGCGGCCTGAGGATGTCATCGGCCTGCATTTCTTCAGCCCGGCCCATATCATGAAGCTGCTGGAGGTCGTGCGGGCGGCAAAGACCGCGCCGGATGTGGTCGCGACAGCGATGGAGATCGGCCGGAAACTTGGAAAACACAGCGTTCTGGTTGGTGTTTGCGACGGCTTTGCCGGCAATCGCATGTTCATCAACTTCAACCGCGAGGCACAGATCCTGATCGAGGAGGGCGCGCTGCCCTGGCAGGTCGATGCGGCCATGACCCGCTGGGGGCTGGCCATGGGGCCGTTGGCGGTGATGGATCTTGCCGGCCTTGATATCGGCTACCATATCCGCCAGGCGCGCGGACCCCAGACCCCCTACCCCTTCACCACGGCAGACCGTCTTTTCGAGGCCGGTCGGCTCGGCCAGAAAACCGGCAAGGGCTGGTATCTCTACGAAGAGGGCGCGCGGCGTGGAACGCCCGACCCGGAAGTCGAGGAACTGATCAAGGCGGTTTCGAAGGAAAAGGGCATCACGCGGCGCGCGGTGAGCGATGACGAAATCCTGCGCCGATGCATGTGGCAGCTGGTCAATACCGGCTACCAGATCGTCGAGGAAGGCATCGCCCAGCGTGTCAGCGATCTCGATGTCATCTTCGTCAACGGCTATGGCTTTCCCCGCACGCGCGGCGGCCCGATGTGCTTTGCCCGCGAAACCGGACTTGCGCAGGTGGCGCGCGACGTCATCCGCTACCACGCCGAGATCGGCCCGCACTGGAAACCTTCAGCGCTGCTGCTCGATGAGGCGGGCATATCCCGGCGTGAGCCGGCGCGATCGCCCTGA
- a CDS encoding ABC transporter substrate-binding protein, translated as MSILKTTKTALLGSVLAMGFASGALAEDYTITVWSGGTGETGSYRWEAIQMAADILEREYAVTGQDVSITVEHQEWSGWDDFKQAVTLAAEAGNAPNIIVSGHEDIGPWSRSGLLRPVEDYVDFDAWPLSQIYPNLIDIASYDGVVWGLPQDAEARPFFFSRAHLAEIGYSQEEIDALPQRVQDGEYTLYDMLDDAKAMQDKGVVAERRGFMPRVNNGTDYWQFYVSFGGDMVDPETGKLVLDRQALTDMYQFFVDAADMGVVSSTHLGTTWDDWHQAVSSDQVGIWHGGTWHKAEWEAKWGLEDFFGEIQYSLIPAGNERGRANTISHPLVYLLSNTGTDDDAVIASELITIATEPRIAALHAVKSGKVAIGSEEAKVPVFANDRWSSIATTELLPYATAVPNDIDFGVVWKAMYAGLESSWTGTSSVEDAVNTVESEVTGQLGDAIIVR; from the coding sequence GTGAGCATACTCAAGACAACCAAAACCGCCCTTCTGGGCTCCGTACTGGCAATGGGCTTCGCTTCCGGCGCCCTGGCCGAAGATTATACCATCACCGTCTGGTCCGGCGGCACCGGCGAAACCGGCAGCTATCGCTGGGAAGCGATCCAGATGGCCGCGGACATTCTGGAGCGCGAATATGCGGTGACGGGCCAGGATGTGAGCATCACAGTCGAGCATCAGGAATGGTCAGGCTGGGACGACTTCAAGCAGGCCGTTACCCTCGCCGCCGAGGCCGGCAATGCGCCCAACATTATCGTCTCCGGCCATGAGGACATCGGCCCCTGGTCGCGCTCGGGCCTGCTGCGCCCGGTCGAGGATTATGTCGATTTCGACGCCTGGCCGCTCAGCCAGATCTATCCGAACCTGATCGACATCGCCAGCTATGACGGCGTCGTCTGGGGCCTGCCGCAGGATGCGGAAGCCCGTCCGTTCTTCTTCTCCCGCGCGCATCTGGCGGAAATCGGCTATTCGCAAGAGGAGATTGATGCCCTGCCGCAGCGCGTTCAGGACGGCGAATATACGCTCTACGACATGCTCGACGATGCCAAGGCGATGCAGGACAAGGGCGTCGTCGCGGAGCGCCGCGGCTTCATGCCGCGCGTCAACAACGGCACAGACTACTGGCAATTCTATGTCAGCTTCGGCGGCGACATGGTCGATCCGGAAACCGGCAAGCTCGTGCTCGACCGACAGGCGCTCACCGACATGTACCAGTTCTTCGTCGACGCCGCCGATATGGGCGTGGTCTCCTCCACGCATCTCGGCACGACATGGGACGACTGGCACCAGGCAGTTTCCAGCGATCAGGTCGGCATCTGGCACGGCGGCACCTGGCACAAGGCCGAATGGGAAGCCAAATGGGGTCTTGAAGACTTCTTCGGCGAGATCCAGTACAGCCTGATCCCCGCCGGCAACGAACGCGGCCGCGCCAACACGATCAGCCATCCGCTCGTCTACCTCCTCTCCAACACCGGCACCGATGATGATGCCGTCATCGCCTCCGAACTGATCACCATCGCCACGGAGCCGCGCATCGCCGCGCTTCATGCCGTCAAGTCCGGCAAGGTCGCAATCGGCTCGGAAGAGGCGAAGGTTCCGGTCTTTGCCAATGACCGGTGGAGCAGCATCGCCACCACCGAGCTTCTGCCCTATGCCACGGCGGTTCCGAACGACATCGACTTCGGCGTCGTCTGGAAGGCCATGTATGCCGGGCTCGAATCCTCGTGGACCGGCACGTCCTCGGTGGAGGATGCCGTCAACACTGTCGAAAGCGAAGTCACCGGCCAGCTCGGCGACGCGATCATCGTGCGCTGA